In Scomber japonicus isolate fScoJap1 chromosome 7, fScoJap1.pri, whole genome shotgun sequence, one genomic interval encodes:
- the LOC128362178 gene encoding mitochondrial coenzyme A transporter SLC25A42-like, with amino-acid sequence MAHRVHDHQSRLPVAQATVLALPPSSQAKDLRPRWTALDTLLCGAFAGAVAKTVIAPLDRTKIIFQVSSNRFSAKEAFRLIYCTYMKDGLLSLWRGNSATMVRVMPYAAIQFCSHDQYKKLLGSYYGFQGKALPPFPRFLAGSLAGTTAAMLTYPLDMVRARMAVTAREMYSNIMHVFVRISQEEGVKTLYRGFTPTILGVIPYAGITFFTYETLKKLHTEKTKRAQPYPYERLAFGACAGLIGQSASYPLDVVRRRMQTAGVTGSSYSTIMGTIRVIVKQEGVVHGLYKGLSMNWLKGPIAVGISFTTFDLTHNLLLKMHQMGYFTV; translated from the exons GACTTGAGACCCAGATGGACTGCACTGGACACCCTGCTGTGTGGTGCGTTTGCTGGCGCTGTTGCCAAAACAGTCATTGCACCACTGGATCGTACCAAGATCATTTTCCAAG TGTCCTCAAACAGATTCTCAGCTAAG GAGGCCTTCAGGCTCATCTACTGTACGTACATGAAGGATGGGCTGCTCAGTCTGTGGAGGGGCAACTCTGCTACCATGGTAAGGGTCATGCCCTACGCTGCCATCCAGTTCTGCTCTCATGACCAGTACAAGAAACTCCTGGGGAGCTACTATGGTTTTCAGGGAAA agcacttcctcctttcccacGTTTCCTGGCTGGCTCGCTGGctggaaccactgctgctatgCTTACCTACCCTTTGGATATGGTGAGAGCCCGGATggcagtcacagccagagaaaT GTATAGCAACATCATGCATGTCTTTGTGCGGATCTCCCAAGAGGAAGGTGTGAAGACCCTTTACAGAGGCTTCACCCCCACTATCCTGGGTGTCATCCCATATGCAGGGATCACATTCTTCACATACGAGACCCTCAAAAAACTACACACAG aaaagacaaaaagagcccaaCCATATCCCTATGAGCGCTTGGCCTTTGGTGCCTGTGCGGGCCTGATTGGGCAGTCTGCTTCATACCCTCTGGACGTGGTTCGTCGGCGCATGCAGACAGCCGGCGTAACCGGTTCATCCTACAGCACAATTATGGGGACTATTCGTGTGATCGTAAAACAGGAAGGAGTGGTACATGGACTATACAAAGGCCTGAGCATGAACTGGCTTAAAGGACCCATTGCTGTGGGGATTAGCTTCACCACATTTGACCTCACGCACAACCTCCTGCTCAAAATGCATCAGATGGGCTACTTCACCGTCTGA